In Pseudomonas sp. GCEP-101, one DNA window encodes the following:
- the tssB gene encoding type VI secretion system contractile sheath small subunit — MSSNSSSQKFIARNRAPRVQIEYDVELYGAEKKVQLPFVMGVMADLTGKPAEPLAPVAERKFLEIDVDNFDSRLKAMKPRVAFNVPNELTGEGNLSVDITFQSMDDFSPAAVARQVDSLKQLLEARTQLANLLTYMDGKTGAEEIIMKAIQDPALLQALASAPKPQDNEPQA, encoded by the coding sequence ATGTCCAGCAACAGCAGTTCCCAGAAGTTCATCGCACGCAATCGCGCCCCGCGGGTGCAGATCGAGTACGACGTCGAGCTCTACGGCGCCGAGAAGAAGGTCCAGTTGCCCTTCGTCATGGGCGTGATGGCCGACCTCACCGGCAAGCCCGCCGAGCCCCTGGCGCCGGTGGCCGAGCGCAAGTTCCTGGAGATCGACGTCGACAACTTCGACTCGCGTCTCAAGGCCATGAAGCCGCGCGTGGCGTTCAACGTGCCCAACGAGCTGACCGGTGAAGGCAACCTCAGCGTCGACATCACCTTCCAGAGCATGGACGACTTCAGCCCGGCGGCCGTGGCGCGCCAGGTCGATTCGCTCAAGCAGCTGCTCGAGGCCCGCACCCAGCTGGCCAACCTGCTGACCTACATGGACGGCAAGACCGGCGCCGAGGAAATCATCATGAAGGCGATCCAGGACCCTGCCCTGCTGCAGGCCCTGGCCAGCGCGCCGAAACCGCAGGACAACGAGCCCCAGGCCTGA
- the tssA gene encoding type VI secretion system protein TssA, producing MDGSLLLASISESAPCGVDLEYDSEFLQLERDAQGRPERSMGDVVQAAEPPDWRAVEQASSSLLQRSKDLRITHFLVQSSLALEGLDGLASGLTLISELLSRYWAELYPRLDADDDNDPTVRVNTLAGLTCDTNLALLRNAVLLRSRVFGTVTVRAALNAAGLLPASDETLGADELTGALRDSDPERLDATRTAILTALEAAQAIERQVAEQVGSDRGVDLQPLRQPLKLALQVLGESAQATTDGTDATAQEPPRTDAAGAAASPSAAPASGEIRNRDDVRRSLDRLLEYYARHEPSSPLPVLLNRARTLVDADFASIVRNLIPDGISQFENLRGPDADQA from the coding sequence GTGGATGGATCGCTTTTGCTCGCCTCGATTTCAGAGAGCGCGCCCTGTGGCGTTGACCTGGAATACGACAGCGAATTCCTGCAACTCGAACGCGATGCCCAGGGGCGCCCCGAGCGCAGCATGGGCGACGTGGTCCAGGCCGCCGAGCCGCCGGATTGGCGCGCCGTCGAGCAGGCCAGCAGCAGCCTGCTGCAACGCAGCAAGGACCTGCGCATCACCCATTTCCTCGTGCAGAGCAGCCTCGCGCTGGAAGGTCTCGACGGCCTCGCCAGCGGCCTGACGCTGATCAGCGAACTGCTCTCGCGCTACTGGGCCGAACTCTACCCGCGCCTGGACGCCGACGACGACAACGACCCCACCGTGCGGGTCAACACCCTCGCCGGCCTGACCTGCGACACCAACCTCGCCCTGCTGCGCAACGCCGTGCTGCTGCGCTCGCGTGTGTTCGGCACGGTCACCGTGCGCGCCGCCCTCAATGCCGCCGGCCTGCTGCCGGCGAGCGACGAAACCCTCGGCGCCGACGAACTCACCGGCGCCCTGCGCGACAGCGATCCTGAACGACTCGACGCCACCCGCACGGCGATCCTGACCGCGCTGGAGGCCGCCCAGGCCATCGAGCGCCAGGTCGCCGAGCAGGTCGGCTCCGACCGCGGCGTCGACCTGCAGCCCTTGCGCCAGCCGCTCAAACTCGCCCTGCAGGTGCTCGGCGAATCCGCGCAGGCCACGACTGACGGCACCGACGCCACGGCGCAGGAGCCACCCCGTACCGATGCCGCGGGCGCCGCTGCGAGCCCCAGCGCGGCCCCCGCCAGCGGCGAAATCCGCAACCGCGACGATGTGCGCCGCAGCCTCGACCGGCTGCTGGAGTACTACGCCCGTCACGAGCCTTCCAGCCCCCTGCCCGTGCTGCTCAATCGGGCGCGGACGCTGGTCGATGCGGATTTCGCCAGCATCGTGCGCAACCTGATTCCCGACGGCATCAGTCAGTTCGAAAACCTGCGCGGCCCCGACGCGGACCAGGCCTGA
- the tagH gene encoding type VI secretion system-associated FHA domain protein TagH, giving the protein MALRLTITSYHKITPGQCPEMTLDTGVMAIGRNPDNDWVLPDPARLVSSRHCLIQYKDGRYFLTDNSTNGVELLNAGVRMRRGSSELLEDGEVIRIGDYEIQARIETGLMSGASPFAAADSANSFEALMAAHQSAPAPIPDTPFSPSASAHLQGVSPQETLPDLFDFLAPSTPAPAPIADHVPAERHDFRPPAATLPPPPATPAPAPVVPSAPAAGAGLIPEDWDLLGDTPAAANPFATIEPASPLSPSTPEPLPPVAAPPVEQPVAPARAAEHEPRATAAAPVANDDELLQAFLRGAGLERLRLDNRQAAAQMEAIGRSYRLMVEGLIDVLRARSSLKGEFRMQQTLVRPVENNPLKFAPNADEALLLLLRGGSPAFMPADQAVRDGFDDLRAHQLAVMAGVEAAIKHLLARFEPHALEARMGKGGGLSSLLPGARQAQSWQQFVELYGTLSREAEDDFQDLFGREFGRAYEQHIARLRHP; this is encoded by the coding sequence ATGGCGCTGCGTTTGACCATCACCAGTTATCACAAGATCACCCCCGGTCAATGTCCTGAAATGACGTTGGATACCGGTGTGATGGCAATTGGCCGTAATCCCGACAATGACTGGGTATTACCGGACCCTGCGCGCCTGGTTTCTTCGCGACATTGCCTCATTCAATATAAAGATGGCCGCTACTTCCTCACCGATAACAGCACGAACGGTGTCGAACTGCTCAATGCCGGAGTTCGCATGCGCCGTGGCAGCAGTGAACTTCTGGAAGATGGCGAAGTTATCCGTATCGGTGACTACGAGATCCAGGCGCGCATCGAAACCGGCCTGATGTCCGGCGCTTCGCCCTTCGCCGCGGCGGATTCGGCGAACAGCTTCGAAGCCCTGATGGCCGCCCATCAATCGGCCCCCGCGCCGATCCCCGATACCCCCTTCAGCCCCTCGGCTTCGGCGCATCTGCAGGGCGTTTCCCCGCAGGAAACCCTGCCCGACCTGTTCGATTTTCTGGCGCCGTCAACGCCGGCTCCGGCGCCGATTGCCGACCACGTGCCGGCCGAGCGCCATGACTTCCGCCCGCCCGCCGCGACCCTGCCGCCGCCACCGGCCACCCCCGCGCCGGCACCCGTCGTGCCGTCGGCGCCGGCAGCGGGCGCCGGCCTGATTCCCGAGGACTGGGACCTGCTGGGCGACACGCCGGCGGCGGCCAATCCCTTTGCCACGATCGAGCCGGCATCGCCGCTGAGCCCCTCCACCCCCGAACCCTTGCCGCCGGTCGCTGCGCCGCCCGTGGAGCAACCGGTCGCGCCGGCCCGGGCCGCCGAGCACGAGCCCCGCGCCACGGCCGCCGCGCCGGTGGCAAACGACGACGAACTGCTGCAGGCCTTCCTGCGCGGCGCCGGTCTGGAGCGCCTGCGCCTGGACAACCGCCAGGCCGCCGCGCAGATGGAGGCCATCGGGCGCAGCTACCGGTTGATGGTGGAAGGGCTGATCGACGTCCTGCGCGCGCGCAGCAGCCTGAAGGGCGAGTTCCGCATGCAGCAGACTCTGGTGCGCCCGGTGGAGAACAATCCGCTGAAATTCGCCCCCAATGCCGACGAAGCGCTGCTCCTGCTGCTGCGCGGCGGCAGCCCGGCGTTCATGCCGGCCGACCAGGCGGTGCGCGATGGCTTCGACGACCTGCGCGCGCACCAGCTGGCGGTGATGGCCGGGGTCGAGGCAGCGATCAAGCACCTGCTGGCACGCTTCGAACCCCATGCGCTGGAGGCGCGCATGGGCAAGGGCGGCGGCCTCTCCAGCCTGTTGCCGGGCGCCCGCCAGGCGCAGAGCTGGCAGCAGTTCGTCGAGCTGTACGGCACGCTGTCGCGCGAAGCCGAAGACGATTTCCAGGATCTGTTCGGCCGCGAATTCGGCCGTGCCTACGAGCAACACATCGCCCGCCTGCGCCACCCCTAG
- the tssJ gene encoding type VI secretion system lipoprotein TssJ, with product MIRQILLAAGLALLCSGCSSDTPSVPPAPEEGTRLTLLVQADSRLNPTPDGHSAPVRVRLLELRSAALFERADYFSLAEQAAGVLGADLVAQDDWLLQPGEQRELTRRLEPATRQVALMVGYRDLDRAQWRSVLQPVAGQASRYRIELGANAVRVVALEQPSRPDSR from the coding sequence ATGATTCGACAGATTTTACTGGCAGCGGGCTTGGCCCTGCTGTGCAGTGGCTGCTCCAGCGATACGCCCAGCGTGCCGCCGGCGCCGGAGGAGGGCACCCGCCTGACCCTGCTGGTGCAGGCCGACAGCCGCCTCAACCCCACGCCCGATGGCCACAGCGCCCCGGTGCGCGTGCGCCTGCTGGAACTGCGCAGCGCCGCGCTGTTCGAGCGCGCCGATTATTTCAGCCTCGCCGAACAGGCGGCCGGTGTCCTGGGCGCTGACCTCGTCGCCCAGGACGACTGGCTGCTGCAGCCGGGCGAGCAGCGCGAGCTGACCCGCCGCCTGGAACCCGCCACCCGCCAGGTGGCGCTGATGGTCGGCTACCGCGACCTCGACCGCGCGCAATGGCGCAGCGTGCTGCAGCCCGTGGCCGGGCAGGCGAGCCGCTACCGCATCGAACTGGGCGCCAACGCCGTGCGCGTGGTGGCCCTCGAACAACCCTCCCGTCCCGACTCTCGCTAA
- the tssK gene encoding type VI secretion system baseplate subunit TssK: MSWNNRVIWSEGMFIGTQHFQQHDRYLESLIDARSRPLSAAGWGFSELQLDAGLLAQGKLAIVTARGLLPDGTPFNIPQEDVAPEPLDIEDGLRDGVIYLALPLRRSGVRDTVEAGEPAGGARYRSQVREVRDDNAAFESRIPVAVGERALRLLTAADGLHDYAALGVARVREKRADRALLLDEQYIPPLLDVSVSKPLAAFRSELLGLLHQRGEALAGRVVASSAGGASEIADFMLLQLVNRAEPLVAHLARITPLHPERLYSELLALAGEFATFSSAERRPAAFPVYQHDDLVMSFTPVMQALREALSMLIDSKAVPIPIVEKAYGIHVGMLADRSLLDTASFVLVVRADMPAETLRGRFGQQSKIGSVEHIRDLVNLQLPGIGLLPLPVAPRQIPFHAGSTYYELDRGSEHWKQLAQSGGFAFHVAGEFPGLNLAFWAIRG; this comes from the coding sequence ATGTCCTGGAACAACCGCGTGATCTGGTCGGAAGGCATGTTCATCGGCACCCAGCATTTCCAGCAGCACGACCGCTACCTGGAAAGCCTCATCGACGCCCGCAGCCGGCCGCTGTCCGCCGCCGGCTGGGGCTTTTCGGAGCTCCAGCTCGACGCCGGGCTGCTGGCCCAGGGCAAGCTGGCCATCGTCACGGCCCGCGGCCTGCTGCCCGACGGCACGCCGTTCAACATTCCCCAGGAGGATGTCGCTCCCGAACCGCTGGACATCGAGGACGGCCTGCGTGACGGGGTGATCTACCTCGCCCTGCCGCTGCGCCGCTCCGGTGTGCGCGACACGGTGGAGGCGGGCGAGCCCGCCGGCGGTGCGCGCTACCGCAGCCAGGTGCGCGAGGTACGGGACGACAACGCCGCCTTCGAGAGCCGCATTCCGGTCGCGGTGGGCGAGCGCGCACTGCGTCTGCTCACCGCCGCGGACGGCCTGCATGACTACGCCGCACTGGGCGTGGCGCGTGTGCGCGAGAAACGCGCCGACCGCGCGCTGCTGCTGGACGAGCAGTACATCCCGCCGCTGCTCGACGTCAGCGTCAGCAAGCCCCTGGCGGCGTTTCGCAGCGAACTGCTGGGCCTGCTGCACCAGCGCGGCGAAGCCCTGGCCGGCCGGGTAGTGGCGTCCAGCGCCGGCGGCGCCTCGGAAATCGCCGACTTCATGCTGCTGCAACTGGTCAACCGCGCCGAGCCGCTGGTGGCACACCTGGCGCGGATCACCCCGTTGCACCCGGAGCGCCTGTACAGCGAGCTGCTCGCCCTGGCCGGCGAGTTCGCCACCTTCTCCAGCGCCGAGCGGCGCCCGGCGGCGTTCCCGGTGTACCAGCACGATGACCTGGTGATGAGCTTCACCCCGGTGATGCAGGCGCTGCGCGAGGCGCTGTCGATGCTCATCGACAGCAAGGCGGTGCCGATCCCCATCGTCGAGAAGGCCTACGGCATCCACGTCGGCATGCTCGCCGACCGCAGCCTGCTGGACACCGCCAGCTTCGTCCTCGTGGTGCGCGCCGACATGCCCGCCGAAACCCTGCGCGGGCGCTTCGGCCAGCAGAGCAAGATCGGCTCGGTGGAGCACATTCGCGACCTGGTCAACCTGCAGCTGCCGGGCATCGGCCTGCTGCCGTTGCCGGTGGCGCCACGGCAGATTCCGTTCCACGCCGGCTCCACCTACTACGAGCTGGACCGTGGCAGCGAGCACTGGAAGCAACTGGCGCAGTCCGGTGGCTTCGCCTTCCACGTCGCCGGAGAGTTCCCCGGCCTGAACCTGGCCTTCTGGGCGATCCGGGGATAA
- a CDS encoding DotU family type VI secretion system protein — translation MSVNNDEWPSSNASPNPLGNDRTQFMPRPGGRAPQAAAPSPAAPLPVAAAPLPAGQALGMNPLEQAAGSLLSLLTRLRSTLAHPAPASLRAQLLGYLRQFEQRAEAAGVARNDVLLARYALCTALDEAVLSTPWGSASEWGKQSLLITVHNEAWGGEKVFQLLEHCLQSPRERIDLLELLYLCMSLGFEGRYRVMHDGRSQLEALRERTAATLRSVRGERERELSPHWRGVQVMPDRLSRLVPPWVGLAVALALLLLLLFGLRLKLAADAEPVFRQIHALGEVPVQSIEPAVVKPRVVERPRLATFLAEDIRANRVAVQDGVDRSVVTIRGDELFASGSASIKDDFQPLMGRIADAIGKINGQVRITGHSDNRPIATLRFPSNWALSRARAEEVLQILAARTGQAQRFSAEGLSDTEPVASNATAEGRAKNRRVEVTVLAEGVE, via the coding sequence ATGAGCGTCAACAACGACGAGTGGCCGAGCAGCAACGCCAGCCCCAATCCGCTGGGCAACGACCGCACCCAGTTCATGCCGCGCCCCGGTGGCCGCGCCCCACAAGCCGCCGCGCCGTCGCCTGCCGCACCGCTGCCGGTGGCCGCCGCGCCCTTGCCGGCCGGCCAGGCGCTGGGCATGAACCCGCTGGAACAGGCCGCCGGCTCGCTGCTCAGCCTGCTGACGCGCCTGCGCAGCACCCTGGCGCATCCGGCGCCGGCCAGCCTGCGCGCGCAGCTGCTGGGCTACCTGCGCCAGTTCGAGCAGCGCGCCGAGGCCGCCGGCGTCGCCCGCAACGACGTGCTGCTCGCGCGCTACGCGCTGTGCACCGCGCTGGACGAGGCGGTGCTCAGTACGCCGTGGGGTAGCGCGAGCGAGTGGGGCAAGCAGAGCCTGCTGATCACCGTGCACAACGAGGCCTGGGGCGGCGAAAAAGTGTTCCAGCTGCTGGAGCATTGCCTGCAGAGCCCGCGCGAGCGCATCGATCTGCTGGAGCTGTTGTACCTGTGCATGAGCCTGGGCTTCGAAGGCCGCTACCGGGTGATGCACGACGGCCGCAGCCAGCTCGAAGCGCTGCGCGAGCGCACCGCCGCGACCCTGCGCAGCGTGCGCGGCGAGCGGGAGCGCGAGTTGTCGCCGCACTGGCGGGGCGTGCAGGTCATGCCTGATCGCCTGTCGCGCCTGGTACCGCCGTGGGTGGGCCTGGCCGTGGCGCTGGCGTTGCTGTTGCTGCTGCTGTTCGGCCTGCGCCTGAAGCTGGCCGCCGACGCCGAGCCGGTGTTCCGGCAGATCCACGCGCTGGGCGAGGTGCCCGTGCAGAGCATCGAGCCGGCGGTGGTCAAGCCGCGCGTGGTGGAACGTCCGCGCCTGGCGACCTTCCTCGCCGAGGACATCCGCGCCAACCGCGTGGCGGTGCAGGACGGCGTCGATCGCTCGGTGGTGACCATCCGCGGCGACGAGCTGTTCGCCTCCGGCAGCGCCAGCATCAAGGACGATTTCCAACCGCTGATGGGGCGCATCGCCGACGCCATCGGCAAGATCAACGGCCAGGTGCGCATCACCGGCCACAGTGACAACCGTCCCATCGCCACCCTGCGCTTCCCGTCGAACTGGGCGCTGTCGCGGGCGCGCGCCGAAGAGGTGCTGCAGATCCTCGCGGCGCGCACCGGCCAGGCACAACGCTTCAGCGCCGAGGGCCTGAGCGATACCGAGCCGGTGGCCTCCAACGCCACCGCCGAGGGACGGGCGAAGAACCGTCGGGTTGAAGTCACGGTACTGGCGGAGGGTGTGGAGTGA